Part of the Candidatus Brocadia sinica JPN1 genome, TTGGTGGAAAAACCGGATTGAAACCTTCCGAAGTTCCTTACAAAAATTGTGAAAGTTATCGAAAACACAATCATGTTGATTACGGGTTATTGGATTATCAAAACGAACCGATTGCATCAAGTAAACCAAATAAATTTATTTTTAAGTTAAAAATAAATGAAACCGATTGGCCAAATTTAAGCAATTTCTGGTTTGTGAAAGGTGCGTATGTAAGTCGGATAGAACATAATAATTTGGCAAACAGAAATACTAAATTCTATGATAACAACGCTTCAGAATTTCAGGTTTTTCTGGGTGGTTATATCAAAGACAAAAAAGATAATAATGGGAAAGCGACAAGAAACATCCCCGATAGTTTACAAACAGTGGTCGAAAAGCGAAACCTCCGGAGTGATGGCGAAAGCAAAAAGATTTTCTCTTTTCATGGGCTCACTCATTGCGATAAGACTCCGAACTGCGTAAAACAGGATTTCCCACCTCGATGTTTTGGATATGGGAGAAATGCAAAAGAGCGGGATAATAGTAAGAATGCAATAGAAAGAATTTTAAACGGAAAGAGTATCAGATATGAGACGAAAACAGGACAGGAGGTGTTGGATGAGCTTTGATTGGTATATAAAGAGTAATGAGCAGATTAGATTATTGATAAACATTGCAAGTCTAAACAAACAAATTGCAACAAAGATGCATGAAATAAAAGACGCAGCGCAGGATAAGAAAACTCAGTTAAACAAAGAGAAGAAAGATCTTGAAAAAAACGCGGAAAACAAATGGAATGAAGCTTATAAACTAACTCCCTATTTTAGCGCCTACTGGAAATCCTTATCTTCTTATTATTTAGCAGAAGACCAACCATTAGCCGATCTTGTAAGAGACAGATACACTAACTTGCAAAGTGGTGAAGGGAGAGTAAGGATAAAACAGGATATTGAAAGCCAAAGGCTTCTTGATATATTCAATTTTTTTAAGATACCAACGGTAGATATTTCCTTGCTTCTCCCGTTCTCCTTCTTCCTCCAATTCACCTTCACTCTTGTAAAACCCTATCTTTCCAAAGACGAAGAAGGGTTTTATATCTGCGAAAACCCTGTTAAAAAAGACAAAGTCTTCAAGGTTCCAACAGTACCCGGAAGTACCTGGAAGGGGAATATGCGATGGACAGCAGGCAGGTTATTAGAGATGGATGGAAATGTAAACATGAGATTTAAGAAAAGAATACATATATCAAATTTGTTTGGCAATGAGAACGAAGCAGAAAAGCGATACTTTGATGCGCTTATGCCAGAAAAAAAAGAGGCCTTTGAGCAAGTGACGAGAACCTTGTTTAACAAAGAAGGACTCAGAAAGGGACGTCTTAATTTTTATCCTACCTTTTTTGACCAGATAAGTCTTGAGGTTATTAATCCTCATGACCGAAAGACAAAGGCGGGCACAGTGCCCATATATATCGAAAGTGTGCCAGCAGGAGCATCTGGCACTTTTAGTCTGCTTTACGTACCTTTTGACTTAATGGGCAAGCGCTCAGAAGAAGTTAAGCAACAAGTGTCTGAAGATATAAACTTAGTCTATAATTCTTTAAAAGAAATGATGCTTACTTATGGTTTTTCTGCCAAAAAAAGCTGCGGTTTTGGGGTAACCGAGAAGGACATTAATGGTATATTTGAAATGTCAGGAAACAAAGATAAGAAACCAACAAATCCGGAACCAGGACAACCAACACAGACCAAGAAGAAAAAAACGTATTCTAGTTTTAGTGAGCTTCCTGGTTATATACAACCAACCAAACAAGCCAATAGTTTAACATTTTCTTCCTTTGAAAAATTGAAAGATATTATAAATCAGGTGAAAGCAGAGGTGATGAAAAATGCTGGGTAAGCTCAGGACGTATCGCAATCAAATCCTTTTCATTGAACTTGCAGGCTTATTGCACGATATTGGAAAACTCAGTAAGGTATTTCTTGAATACCGGCAGACATGGCAAGATGATCCTCATGGTTATGACAATGACCCTCATGACCACTCATACCTTGAAAGGTATGAGGTATTCAAAGATTTGATACCTTCCGAATTTAAAAAAAAGCCTGATGAAATTCCATCGTTAGGCAAAGGCGGATGTATGTGTTGGGAACCGGACTTTACCATAGAAAAAGCCGTTCATTTTCATACGAAACCCGGTGATATGGCAATTAATAAAATGCTCAACGCTGCTGATGGAATTGATGCTGCTATTGACCGCAATAATCCTCTTTTTAGCGCAGAACAAAAGGACACCGTATTCAGGTCAAATGTCTTTGGCTATGAAAAGGAACGGATAGTTACTTTCGAAAGCCAGGAGGATGCCAGACAAAAATTGTACAGTTTATTACATTCTAAACTTTCTACGTATTTCAAAGATTTTGATGATGAAGGCAGGTTGGGTATTATCAAAGACATAAAGGATGCCTTTCAAAAAGGGATTGCTGATACCACGAGACCTTCAAACGATACGACACTCTGGGAACACTCTTATGCCGTAGCTTCTATTTTGAAGGTATTGGCTGTTCACAACCTCCTTAATGACGATGAAAAAAGCAAAATAGACAATTTTAAAAAGGTAAAATTCGGGATTCTCGGCATAGGATGGGATGGAATGCGCTTTATATCTTATGGTCAGAAGATTGGAGATATTGTAGGTAGGAAAGAAGTTATTGAAAATATCAAGCATGAAATAAAAAAGATTGTTGAAGATAAGTATCCAATTGGTAACGAGATTTATGCGGATGATAACGGGATATATTTCATCGTGCCGGTTAACCTTAAAAACAATCTCAATAGTATTTGGAACGAGATTGAGAAAGATATATACAAAGCTACTGCTGAGAATTCAGAGGGTGAGATCCAACCATACCTGGTATATATTGACCGTTTAAAAGGAAAAGAAAAGACCGAAACTGAATTATCAGAAAACAAGTCTGTATATATGAATACCTTAACACAGTTATGCAGGGTTATAAAGGAGATGATTGAGAAGATATCCCATCGTTATGATAGCAATGCTGAAGGATTTAAGGAAAGTAAGGATTTTTTGAAATATGCGAACGGCAAAACCATCTGCCCCATTTGCCGTCAAAGGCCAGTTGATGATGAGGCAAAGAAAGGTGCGGCAAAGAAAACTAAAGTAAAGAAAAAGTTGTGTAAAATCTGTATCAAGAGAAGAAATAACAAAGGAAGGAAGATAGCTGGAGAGACCATTTTTATTGACGAAATTGTTGATGAAAACAGACGGGCCGCCCTGATAGTGGCGAGATTTGTCCTGGATGATTGGCTCAGCGGTAACATGGTCAGGAGCCTGTTTATAACTGAGGCCAATGGCTTATGTAAGGAAGTCAGTAATCTTGGAAACGTGAAGCAATTTGAGAATGATGAAAATAAAATTAAAAAATTCCTTGAAGAGAAGAAACTATTAAAATTCAACTATGAGAGGATCAGGGCTGATATTGACTCCTTATTTGAAGAAAAAGACAAGGAAAGGGCAGAACACACCGTATTTTTGTATGATCAAAGGGCAAAAAAAGGCTCTCTTTTTAGAAATATACACGAGACAAAGGAAAACTGGAGAAGCCTCCTTGAACAGGCAAAAAATGAAAATGATGCTATTGATATTTATAACCTGCTCAATGCCAAGACTCCAACACCTTCAACAATTTTTGATGTCTGGGAAACTACGTTAGAGTTTGTCCAGGATATACCGAAAGATATCTTACGATCTCTGCTGCCCGAAAATAAAAGACTCGAACTCACTGTTGAACTAAAAGAAGGGGAAAATATTGATAGCTGGGACAAAGGAACAGTTGAAGCAGAGGTAGTATCAACAAAAGAAATTATCGAAATTTTGTATAAAGGACAAGATACTTTCGAGGTTGTTGGAGAAATGTATTTACATGAATTCTCAGAAAATAAATGGTCCAATAAGCAGAAACCAATTTGCATTAAGATTATTGATAAAGAAAGTGATTCCTTTGGGAATCTATACGAAATAAAATATTGTAATGCAGGAGATACAACCGTTCCGTATCGTACGATAACTGAGTCTCCCAACCTCTTCATGGCTATTGTCCCTGCGAAAAGAGCTATTGAGATCTCAGACCTGATTTACCAAAAATACAGAGAACACTTCGGAAAGGTAATGGGAAGACTTCCCTTTAGTATAGGAAATATTTTCTTTGGAAGCAAAATGCCTATGTTTGTTGTACTTGATGCAGGGAAACGGATGATTGCTAATTTCGATAATCTTGCGGATGACAAAAATAAGAAGGCATTTTATGTTAACCAAACACCAGAATATACTGAATCTAATATTAGTTTTGATTTGACATCCTCTCTTGGAAAATTTTGTAAAACTTTAACATGGCAATTGCCTTATAAACTTGGCAATTGTGATAAAGACTACCATCATCCGTATTTTATCGTTGGTTCCGGCGGCAAAGACTTGTCCACAGAACGCTTTACGTTCTTTAAAACCATTGCGGGAGATGTTATTCACTTCACAGAAATAAAAGAAGGGGACAAACTCTGTGTGCATCCCAATTATTATGATTTTGAGTTTCTCGACTCAAACACGCGAAGACATGATATTCATCTAAAAGATGGCAGACGAAAATCAAACGTCGCAGCTTTCAAGTCGAAACCGTTCCTTCTTGATGAATTGAATCAGAAGATAATGCGCTTATGGAAAGAATTTATGCAGGGCAAACAGCTTAAGGGGATTACGGACACAAAGCTCAGAAACCTGCAATCCCTCTGGTTAACAAAATATCAGGAATGGAATGTGGATATCGGAAATAAACGGTATGAACAATGGGTAAACCTTGTTACATCATCCATTCAAAAGGAATTTAATGAACTTGATAATGAACAGTACAACTTACTTCGGGAAACCATTGGTAATGGCTTATTCTTCGATATGCTTGAGCTTTATCTCGGCATATTAAAAGAAAGAATCCAAACGAAATAAAGGAGGAATTTAAAATGGCTGACCCTTTTGTAAAAAAGACATACTATGCAATAACCCTCGACCCTGTAC contains:
- the cmr1 gene encoding type III-B CRISPR module RAMP protein Cmr1, translating into MEFKLKALTPMWTGGVERNDNSILHLTGIKGSIRWWYEVLIRGLAGYACDPSEDNKRCTLELKKLKELKKEGKTEEEALNSLICPACQMFGCTNWGSKFILRIDDNSGSVITSMVKRVDPCTLKFIEKKVFTPYEKKLLHATIKLIVEYGAIGGKTGLKPSEVPYKNCESYRKHNHVDYGLLDYQNEPIASSKPNKFIFKLKINETDWPNLSNFWFVKGAYVSRIEHNNLANRNTKFYDNNASEFQVFLGGYIKDKKDNNGKATRNIPDSLQTVVEKRNLRSDGESKKIFSFHGLTHCDKTPNCVKQDFPPRCFGYGRNAKERDNSKNAIERILNGKSIRYETKTGQEVLDEL
- a CDS encoding RAMP superfamily CRISPR-associated protein is translated as MSFDWYIKSNEQIRLLINIASLNKQIATKMHEIKDAAQDKKTQLNKEKKDLEKNAENKWNEAYKLTPYFSAYWKSLSSYYLAEDQPLADLVRDRYTNLQSGEGRVRIKQDIESQRLLDIFNFFKIPTVDISLLLPFSFFLQFTFTLVKPYLSKDEEGFYICENPVKKDKVFKVPTVPGSTWKGNMRWTAGRLLEMDGNVNMRFKKRIHISNLFGNENEAEKRYFDALMPEKKEAFEQVTRTLFNKEGLRKGRLNFYPTFFDQISLEVINPHDRKTKAGTVPIYIESVPAGASGTFSLLYVPFDLMGKRSEEVKQQVSEDINLVYNSLKEMMLTYGFSAKKSCGFGVTEKDINGIFEMSGNKDKKPTNPEPGQPTQTKKKKTYSSFSELPGYIQPTKQANSLTFSSFEKLKDIINQVKAEVMKNAG
- a CDS encoding CRISPR-associated protein Csx11; its protein translation is MLGKLRTYRNQILFIELAGLLHDIGKLSKVFLEYRQTWQDDPHGYDNDPHDHSYLERYEVFKDLIPSEFKKKPDEIPSLGKGGCMCWEPDFTIEKAVHFHTKPGDMAINKMLNAADGIDAAIDRNNPLFSAEQKDTVFRSNVFGYEKERIVTFESQEDARQKLYSLLHSKLSTYFKDFDDEGRLGIIKDIKDAFQKGIADTTRPSNDTTLWEHSYAVASILKVLAVHNLLNDDEKSKIDNFKKVKFGILGIGWDGMRFISYGQKIGDIVGRKEVIENIKHEIKKIVEDKYPIGNEIYADDNGIYFIVPVNLKNNLNSIWNEIEKDIYKATAENSEGEIQPYLVYIDRLKGKEKTETELSENKSVYMNTLTQLCRVIKEMIEKISHRYDSNAEGFKESKDFLKYANGKTICPICRQRPVDDEAKKGAAKKTKVKKKLCKICIKRRNNKGRKIAGETIFIDEIVDENRRAALIVARFVLDDWLSGNMVRSLFITEANGLCKEVSNLGNVKQFENDENKIKKFLEEKKLLKFNYERIRADIDSLFEEKDKERAEHTVFLYDQRAKKGSLFRNIHETKENWRSLLEQAKNENDAIDIYNLLNAKTPTPSTIFDVWETTLEFVQDIPKDILRSLLPENKRLELTVELKEGENIDSWDKGTVEAEVVSTKEIIEILYKGQDTFEVVGEMYLHEFSENKWSNKQKPICIKIIDKESDSFGNLYEIKYCNAGDTTVPYRTITESPNLFMAIVPAKRAIEISDLIYQKYREHFGKVMGRLPFSIGNIFFGSKMPMFVVLDAGKRMIANFDNLADDKNKKAFYVNQTPEYTESNISFDLTSSLGKFCKTLTWQLPYKLGNCDKDYHHPYFIVGSGGKDLSTERFTFFKTIAGDVIHFTEIKEGDKLCVHPNYYDFEFLDSNTRRHDIHLKDGRRKSNVAAFKSKPFLLDELNQKIMRLWKEFMQGKQLKGITDTKLRNLQSLWLTKYQEWNVDIGNKRYEQWVNLVTSSIQKEFNELDNEQYNLLRETIGNGLFFDMLELYLGILKERIQTK